From the genome of Coregonus clupeaformis isolate EN_2021a unplaced genomic scaffold, ASM2061545v1 scaf1755, whole genome shotgun sequence:
gaggatcagcgtggcagatgtgttgttacctacccttaccacctgggggcggcccgtcaggaagtccaggatccagttgcagagggaggtgttcagtcccagggtccttagcttagtgatgagctttgagggcaccatggtgttgaatgctgagctgtagtcaattaatagcattctcacgtaggtgttcctcttgtccaggtgggaaagggcagtgtggagtgcaatagagattgcatcatctgtggatctgatggggcggtatgcaaattggagtgggtcctgggtttctgggatgatggtgttgatgtgagccatgaccagcctttcaaagcacttcatggctacagacgtgagtgctacgggtcggtagtcatttaggcaggttatgttagtgttcttgggcacagggactatgtggtctgcttgaaacatgatggtattacagactcagtcagggacatgttgaaaatgtcagtgaagatacttgccagttggtcagcacatgctcggagtacacatcctggtaatccgtctggccctgcggccttgtgaatgttgacctgcttaaaagtcttactcacatcggctacggagagcgtgatcacatagtcatccagaacagctgatgttctcatgcatgcttcagtgttgcttgcctcgaagcgagcatagaactgatttagctcgtctggtaggcttgtgtcactgggcagctcgcggctgtgcttccctttgtagtctgtaatagttttcaagccatgccacatccgacgagcgtcggagccggtgtagtacgattcaatcttagtcctgtattgactctttgcctgtttgatggttcgttgtagggcatagtgggatttcttataagcatccgggttagagtcccgctccttgaaagcggcagctctaccctttagctcagtgcggatgttgcctgtaatccatggcttctggatggggtatgtacgtacggtcactgtggggatgactcatcgatgcacttattgatgaagccagtgactgatgtggtgtactcctcaatgctatcggaagaatcccggaacatattccagtctgtgctagcaaaacagtcctgtagcttagcatctgcgtcatctgaccacttccttattaaccgagtcactggtgcttcctgctttagtttttgcttataagcaggaatcaggaggatagagttatggtcagatttgccaaatggagggcgagggagagctttgtacgcgtctctgtgtgtggagtaaaggtggtctagagttttttttctctggttgcacatttaacatgctggtagaaattaggtataacggatttaagtttccctgcattaatgtccccggccactaggagcgctgcctctggatgagcgttttcctgtttacttatggccttatacagctcattcagttcaatcttagtgccagcatcggtttgtggtggtaaatagacagctacgaaaaatatagatgaatgTTGTCACAGGAACATCCCAGGGAAATCAAACCTATAATCATACCTATAAATTGTCTCATTCTTGTGTGTGTCCCTGGAACATCCTACTACAGCAGTTGGCTATAATTCAAATCATAGTTGGGGGGGGAGTGGTGTCAGTGTATCTGAAATGTAGAACAGTTCCCAGATACACCACAAGGCTGCAGTGTTTTACAAGTGAATTTTAGTTTTGCTTTCCAGTACATGAGCAAAGTCCAGGGTGCTCTGTTTTTATGTCATGCAAGAGCCATTCTTATCTCTTTTAATGCACAACTGCTTTGCCCTTCTTGCCCCGAAGAACTCTGAACAGCAAGCAGTACTTTGAGAAGCTACTTTTTCACTGCCTTTGAAAGTAAGTAATCATCAAAAGGAAATGAAAAATAGCCAGTGCCTCCATGTAGTATCCTTGTGTAGCGCAAGTTTTTGTCTATTCTTTAATCTTTTATCCTTCAATTCAAGAATTGGGCCTACATGGTGGTGTTTCAATTGAAAAGAGGATCTTACTCTATGTGAAAAACACTTTGTGAATGAGACATTAGCGGATGTCAATTTCTGTATATGTAGTCGTAAATTCTGCAAAAGCAGAAACTCATGCAGTGTCTTTGTTTTAACTCTTAGGACAAAATGAATCTGGAAGAGTACTTCAAGAGGATCGGGTTCCACGGCCCATTTTCTAAACCAGACCTTAAAACACTGAACCAGGTCCACAAACACCACGTGATGTCAATCCCATTTGAAAACCTCAGCATTCACTGTGGTGAGAAGATGACTATGGACCGTGAGTTGATTTTCAATAAGATTGTGAGGAGCAACCGGGGGGGTTGGTGTTGTGAGAATAACCTCCTCTTTGCTTGGGTGTTAAAAGAGATGGGTTATAATCCAGTAACACTGGGTTCAAAAGTCTACAACAACACCACAAACCAGTTCGGCCCCATAGACTCTCACCTCATCAACAAGGTAGTCATTGATGGGACTGCTTACATTGCAGACGTGAGCTTTGGGGTATCCTCCCAAATATGGCACCCTCTTGAGCTCGTCTCCGGGAAGGACCAGCCACAATCCCCTGGTGTCTTCCGTCTCATACAAGATGGAGACCTGTGGACCCTGGAGAAGACTGGTCGAAAGCCTCTAGTTCTCAATGATGCCTTTACCAACTCCCCTCTGGTAGACAAGAGCCCAACCAAGAAGATCTATGGCTTCACCCTGGTTCCCCGTGGGGTTGATCATTTCCTAGAGACGTCCCACTGCCTTCAGACAGATCCAAAATCTCTATTCACCAACAAGTCCATCTGCTCACTGCAGACGGCTACAGGATTCAGAGCCCTAATTGGCTGGACCTTCAGTGAGGTCACctacaacaaccaggatggtgtTGATGTTTTGGATATGAAAGACATACCTGATGATGATGTGGATAAAGTGCTGAAGGAAATGTTTAATGTGTTGTTGGCAAATAAACTGGTACCCAAAAACAACAAAGCTGGCTACACTATTTAAGAACTTGATTGCCTGTAACATTTCAAATTTAATGTGATGTAATTGTAATGTAGCCTAGGCAAATCTAGATTCTGCCATTGACCAAAGATTCCTCACAACGTTTTTAATGAGATCAGTGAGATTTATAAAACACATTCTGTATTCTGTAAATATAAAACATTATTTCACCAGAGCTGCTTGTGTTGTCTTTGAACACTCAATAAACATGcttttaaacaaatacatattCAATGGTTATTTAGTCTCTGCGACCTATTTACTTTCAGATCATATCTGAAGAGTCGATTAGTTGGTGCTTGTGGTTGCGCCGTAGCTTCTTGTTTAAaccaataggcccttttcacgtgacgtcagacaacttccgttctgccgcgatgcaggttatgtttacatccggtgtcggcTTAGGAAAGCTacagctagtagcacatcattatggagttcacccagtccctttcacatctgccaccaatacgacttaacgacgtagaacgacttgctgacaagtggtcccttacttcaagatcgaagcttgataaaggctacaagttcttcgttgaaggttacctgtttgattatgaaggtacgtgtttatctttatttagcttaaattagccctatgctagcgaaggttatgagctgacgagtttctgttttgcagcctctttttaatattactgctgtttgtatcgaccgtaagataagagtcagtaatgtattaatggctaatgctgcgccctttctcccaatcactgtattgaaacagtctcaagtgtagttaacggtgaggtgacagtgagagggcgatgttacaggtccatgaagaaaaatgaggaggctcatcggcttcaggtttctcagataaacagttctctaacattatgataagataggttaagatagataagttttctttttgttgtgttttgctgcggttgcagatttaataagaatgattccacaaagttccactgtggatcagtttgtttctcagtctgagctctgattttgtatcattaaacttaatacacaacgaaattcttacaaaccgatgtgggttgttgacggcaataaagactgggaaagattctgtgataactcaaaatgttcaaattttcgataagtgttggcactacttgtcaaaggtttcagaacagccaatttttcttaattaaaaaaagaaattgggttttgaaaattgtgtacagtagtttataatgaaacgcatgaaaaaaatgttttgtaagtacagcactaattgttatgtctctatgaacaggttacactagactctgcagaggttcctgtggtactcaatcacatgtcatgttcctgctctgctgggaaagcactatgtaatcacatagtagcacttctttttcaaagtgctcactatgttaccatgggctttaagacagtgccattgcctctgtcatgcaccagcgcactgcagacctggcaccggcctaggacacaggtcagacattatttgttacactgatgcagaactttgcagtttgtattgacttttgacaatgtattgttcatcattattatatcacagggaattgtaccagaggccaccaatgatatggcggtgtgtaaaccagcggctaagaaaaaaacaagtgtcagagctggtgtgaagtgcacactgtaccgagcctatgatggtgagtctgaatgagccccgcctgtactagagcacaaagactttagtgcatttctaaaataatacaaacataaaagtgattattatttgttactttttatatagactttcagtggatatttttttatttgtattagaagcatgtacgagactggatgagtgtggtttgtctttttagtgaaaaagataaggtggcatttaatgaaatctaaacttgacatatctcacttttatgccagggcctattccggatcctcacgtcatggccagtgctgagaaactgaaagacatccgtccacaaccagggatttgcaaattgctgcacgggcttgagggccttaatttggtagactctaaatttggccctgtgccatttgggtctgtgctttcttaccagtgccctctagaattaagtagagatattattaaacaccctggtgccagtgagtttcctcagttgcctattgaaggttacaactttaaatttcccattgattttgagcccaactacatacaacaatgtcatttggacagcctgattgtgtcagaggagatgtctgctgctattgaagcagaaacaagaatgcagtcagaatgccagctgtggagccaggtacgcaaaccccgactgacagccagcagattccgtgaaatatgccatgttcgtggggagttgtctgccaaggctttggcaacccgcattctgagaggaactcctcagacagctgctatgagaagagggttggatctggaacctgagatactgaggcaatattctgatttttgtgatgtctctctgaaacaatgcggggtcatcatccaccctgattcacctcaccttgcagccagcccggatgctaaagtcttctgcccaacagaagcaccaccatttggtcttgctgaggttaagagttgcgatgttgaaaatgttacccaagttaaacacctgatcacagttaaaggccaggcctgccttaagaagagccacaaatactactatcaggttcaaggccaactcgccttagcggacttcagtggtgtgacttcattacagatacccgcactgacttcacagttgagagaatctttagggatgaggagattatccactcaatgcgacagaagcttgataatttctattataacatctacatggatgtcttcttaagttataaaacataaggcagaattttatgtgtaaatagtgttaaggtaaatgtggaaggtgaacctttgacatttttttctttaactgcaaattaacttgtcatatactgtatatctcctatgtactgaaacacacattttgaaaaggattgtgatgtaaatgtcgacatgtttttctttaactgcaaatgaacttaattgtgttatatactgtatatctatgtattgaaatacaaatcttgaaaaggattgcgatgttgtaaatgctcttaccaaaatcaaaaaggattggaagcagttgcttgcaaacatatatttaatagttccatcagtgccatgacacataagcacataacatggttaatagttggatatttttacaatatatcacattaggttcattaatagctatgaaaaagttattacccttaacaaaaacatacagtataacattagatcaattaaattaccaacaaagttaattcatatttacatttttttgtacatacaatacagtaatataaaagtacttctatttacagcccatctagcttactcaggaaatatacaacttccagttgacaaaaacatcagactggtttgtctcctttaatgtcaagaggtccctgatagttcgacatgaggcagcagatggcccacagctgattcactgaacccactgtggaaagaggaacaagcccatcccagatatggtactccttcaccctccgtatggccctctcgactaaaatcctcagccgggcgatggcctgggtcttaagagtgtcctccctgctgagctgaggagattttttttaacattcagctttgaccaggaatcaatatttatctagctatcatgcacaacagtatttgaataggtgagttactatacattcatgaataaactaactgcctaacaaagggttagatagctagctaagtaaacttgttacattacagccaggcagcaatgtaacgctaccttttaacgttatcggtatctggtactaagttgttgttagctaacgttagcccacttttaagtaactaaggcagtgaacaattatgaattaacaataacgttagcaagttatgcatatacgtaaacattattactcttaactttactaatttaacttaaacgtaccttttggaatttcttcaagtagctagcttgctagttagtggtcaacagttgtattttcgttgagaagtctcaggttacgggcgaacggaagtgaagttaacctgctacgcggaaaggcggaagttagatgacgtcatcgtgaaaatgGCCTATCACAGAACATTTTTTGAAATCGGCCAATCCACGTTAAGGTTTTGACTGGTTCCCCATTGCCCAggagaactagctagctagcacaaccACCAGCCGGAGAGTGACAGCAATGAATTCCTTGGAACAAGCCGAAGGTAGTCAACATGGCAAGCAAATTCATTTATTTTCACAAATCATAATGCATGTTATTATAAGTGAAGTTTCGCTTTGAAGTAAAACGCACGGTGACAAACGTGCCATTGCAATGCACTTTAGTCGTTTGCTGGCTTGATTAGCCAGCCGCGgtgacgtagctagctagctaggctaacctTTGCTCTTAAAGGACATTGTTAATTATTAAATGAGTCAATACCAAAGCTAATTACCTATTTTTGCTGATTTCCCTCCTCGGTGGTTCGACATTAACTTGTACGAAAGAAATTCGCACAAAGAAGGCTTGTTAGGTACACAAGATCTAATTAGCCGGCTAGCTATGCTATAAATAGTTAGCATACCGGTAGTTATTAGCCCGGCAGAAGCTATACGCATACTTTACCCGATTTGATTGATATTATTAATGACCAGGTTATCCCAGAAGGTCGTTAAATATAACACTAGCCTTGTTTTGCCAGTCCAAACTAAACATAATTCAGTAGTTTTGGACACTAGTTAGCTTTGGACAGTGTCAGAAGTTTTTGCAAGCGTCCTCTTCCAATGGCAATTCAGTGGAATCAGAGCCTTCACTATGCAGGTGTGTTTGGTTTACTTTTGGGACTACTCCATCGGTTCCAAACCAATCAAGCACACATAAATATAGGGTATTTTATGTTCCTTCTGTATGGTTTTGATCAAGAACATTGGTGGAAATGTATATGAATGCTCTGACGTGCTGCTTGTTTTTGCAGACCTAAAAGCTTTTGAGAGAAGATTGACAGAATACGTCTCCTGTTTGCAACCTGCAACAGGGAGGTGGCGAAGTAAGTATTTTCAGTTCCAACTCTGGCTAACCATAATGAATGACTATATTGCAACTGTCAAACCATAATCAACAACATTTAAAGAGTAAATTGCCTCCAAGCCTGAGTATT
Proteins encoded in this window:
- the LOC123487512 gene encoding arylamine N-acetyltransferase, pineal gland isozyme NAT-10-like, whose amino-acid sequence is MNLEEYFKRIGFHGPFSKPDLKTLNQVHKHHVMSIPFENLSIHCGEKMTMDRELIFNKIVRSNRGGWCCENNLLFAWVLKEMGYNPVTLGSKVYNNTTNQFGPIDSHLINKVVIDGTAYIADVSFGVSSQIWHPLELVSGKDQPQSPGVFRLIQDGDLWTLEKTGRKPLVLNDAFTNSPLVDKSPTKKIYGFTLVPRGVDHFLETSHCLQTDPKSLFTNKSICSLQTATGFRALIGWTFSEVTYNNQDGVDVLDMKDIPDDDVDKVLKEMFNVLLANKLVPKNNKAGYTI